In Salana multivorans, a single genomic region encodes these proteins:
- the sucC gene encoding ADP-forming succinate--CoA ligase subunit beta, which translates to MDLFEYQARDVFEKHGVPVLRGIVATTPDEAEAAARELGTDVVVVKAQVKTGGRGKAGGVKVARSPEEARAHAEAILGMDIKGHTVHRVMIAEGADIAEEYYFSVLLDRANRSYLAMASKEGGMEIEQLAVERPEALARVAVDPLVGIDAAKAAEIVAAAHFDDDVADQVAEVVQRLWDVYTGEDATLVEVNPLVKTGSGAIVALDGKVSLDANADFRHPDHAELEDTSAADPLEAKAKENDLNYVKLDGEVGVIGNGAGLVMSTLDVVDLAGKNHGGVSPANFLDIGGGASAEVMAAGLDVILGDPQVRSVFVNVFGGITACDAVANGIVAALDILGDAATKPLVVRLDGNNVEVGRRILLEAAHPLVTLADTMDGGADKAAELAAAAGPAA; encoded by the coding sequence GTGGACCTGTTCGAGTACCAGGCGCGCGACGTCTTCGAGAAGCACGGGGTCCCCGTCCTGCGAGGCATCGTCGCCACCACCCCGGACGAGGCCGAGGCCGCGGCTCGCGAGCTGGGCACCGACGTCGTCGTCGTGAAGGCCCAGGTGAAGACTGGCGGACGCGGCAAGGCCGGCGGCGTCAAGGTCGCTCGCAGCCCGGAGGAGGCCCGCGCCCACGCCGAGGCCATCCTCGGGATGGACATCAAGGGCCACACCGTCCACCGCGTCATGATCGCCGAGGGTGCCGACATCGCCGAGGAGTACTACTTCTCCGTCCTGCTCGACCGCGCCAACCGCTCCTACCTCGCCATGGCGTCCAAGGAGGGCGGCATGGAGATCGAGCAGCTCGCCGTCGAGCGGCCCGAGGCGCTCGCGCGCGTCGCCGTCGACCCGCTCGTCGGGATCGACGCCGCGAAGGCGGCCGAGATCGTGGCGGCCGCGCACTTCGACGACGACGTCGCGGACCAGGTGGCCGAGGTCGTCCAGCGGCTGTGGGACGTCTACACCGGCGAGGACGCGACGCTCGTCGAGGTGAACCCGCTGGTCAAGACCGGCTCGGGCGCCATCGTCGCCCTCGACGGCAAGGTCTCCCTCGACGCGAACGCGGACTTCCGCCACCCCGACCACGCCGAGCTCGAGGACACGTCGGCCGCCGACCCGCTCGAGGCCAAGGCCAAGGAGAACGACCTCAACTACGTCAAGCTCGACGGCGAGGTCGGTGTCATCGGCAACGGGGCCGGGCTCGTCATGAGCACGCTCGACGTCGTCGACCTCGCGGGCAAGAACCACGGCGGTGTCTCCCCGGCCAACTTCCTCGACATCGGCGGCGGCGCCTCGGCCGAGGTGATGGCGGCCGGCCTCGACGTCATCCTCGGTGACCCGCAGGTCAGGAGCGTCTTCGTCAACGTCTTCGGCGGGATCACGGCGTGCGACGCGGTCGCCAACGGCATCGTCGCCGCGCTCGACATCCTCGGCGACGCCGCGACGAAGCCCCTCGTCGTCCGGCTCGACGGGAACAACGTCGAGGTGGGGCGCCGCATCCTCCTCGAGGCCGCGCACCCGCTCGTCACGCTCGCCGACACGATGGACGGCGGCGCCGACAAAGCGGCCGAGCTCGCCGCCGCGGCCGGTCCCGCGGCCTGA
- the sucD gene encoding succinate--CoA ligase subunit alpha: MAIFIDGDSRVIVQGMTGSEGTKHTTRMLASGTAIVGGVNPRKAGTAQTFALPDGTEVEVPVFGTVAEAVAATGANVSVIFVPPAFTKAAAEEAITEGVPVVVVITEGVPVADTAQFFALAAEKGVRLIGPNCPGIISPGKSNVGIIPADIAGPGRIGLVSKSGTLTYQMMYELRDFGFSTAIGIGGDPIIGTTHIDALEAFEADPETELIVMIGEIGGDAEERAAEYIREHVTKPVVGYVAGFTAPEGKTMGHAGAIVSGSAGTAAAKKEALEAAGVRVGTTPSETARLARELLA, from the coding sequence ATGGCGATCTTCATCGACGGCGACTCCCGCGTCATCGTCCAGGGCATGACCGGCTCCGAGGGCACCAAGCACACGACGCGCATGCTCGCGTCCGGCACGGCCATCGTCGGCGGCGTCAACCCCCGCAAGGCCGGTACCGCGCAGACGTTCGCGCTGCCCGACGGCACCGAGGTCGAGGTCCCGGTGTTCGGGACGGTCGCCGAGGCCGTCGCCGCCACGGGCGCCAACGTGTCCGTCATCTTCGTCCCGCCGGCGTTCACCAAGGCCGCGGCGGAGGAGGCGATCACCGAGGGCGTGCCCGTCGTCGTCGTCATCACCGAGGGCGTGCCGGTGGCCGACACCGCGCAGTTCTTCGCCCTCGCCGCCGAGAAGGGCGTGCGCCTCATCGGTCCGAACTGCCCCGGCATCATCAGCCCCGGCAAGTCCAACGTCGGGATCATCCCGGCCGACATCGCGGGACCGGGCCGGATCGGGCTCGTCTCGAAGTCGGGCACGCTGACCTACCAGATGATGTACGAGCTGCGGGACTTCGGCTTCTCCACCGCCATCGGCATCGGCGGCGACCCGATCATCGGGACGACCCACATCGACGCCCTCGAGGCGTTCGAGGCCGACCCGGAGACCGAGCTCATCGTCATGATCGGCGAGATCGGCGGCGACGCCGAGGAGCGCGCGGCCGAGTACATCCGCGAGCACGTGACGAAGCCGGTCGTCGGCTACGTCGCCGGGTTCACGGCGCCGGAGGGCAAGACGATGGGCCACGCCGGCGCGATCGTCTCGGGCTCCGCCGGCACCGCGGCCGCCAAGAAGGAG